The following coding sequences are from one Culex quinquefasciatus strain JHB chromosome 1, VPISU_Cqui_1.0_pri_paternal, whole genome shotgun sequence window:
- the LOC119769520 gene encoding probable methyltransferase-like protein 15 homolog: protein MTVVGGLVCRLGLRGRRWMSTEAVRHVPVMAAEAIKFLKPQDSELFIDMTFGAGGHTKQILKAAPNAKIITLDRDPVAHELAQEMAKRYPGQIYPVLGRFSELPAKLKELNVNQRSIDGMIFDFGCSSMQFDEGERGFSISKNGPLDMRMDKDRCPDAPSAADVLARIDEMDLARILKVYGEEKFAKRIARAIVEARHSIKKIETTKELAELVQTCCASEFRLDKLQRPSHPATKTFQALRIFVNNELNEINYGMILAQHYLKIGGKMITITFHSLEDTIVKRHVMGNVANDMANKLPLKYCSHTICHDQTVMDAALKPNWHQMTKHVVVPSDAEVEENPRSRSAKLRAVVRVE, encoded by the coding sequence ATGACCGTGGTTGGGGGATTAGTTTGTAGGTTAGGTTTAAGAGGGAGGCGATGGATGAGCACGGAGGCGGTTCGGCACGTGCCGGTTATGGCGGCGGAGGCGATCAAGTTCTTGAAACCGCAAGATAGCGAACTGTTTATCGATATGACGTTCGGTGCCGGTGGGCACACGAAGCAGATTTTGAAAGCGGCTCCTAATGCGAAGATCATTACGCTCGATCGTGATCCGGTGGCGCACGAACTGGCGCAGGAGATGGCCAAGCGGTATCCAGGGCAGATTTATCCGGTTTTGGGGCGATTTTCCGAACTTCCCGCTAAATTGAAGGAGCTGAACGTGAACCAGCGATCCATCGATGGGATGATCTTCGACTTTGGCTGCTCGTCGATGCAGTTTGACGAAGGCGAGCGCGGCTTCTCAATCAGCAAAAACGGCCCGCTGGATATGCGAATGGATAAGGATCGTTGCCCGGACGCACCGTCAGCCGCCGACGTTCTGGCCAGAATCGACGAGATGGATCTCGCTAGAATCCTCAAAGTTTACGGAGAGGAAAAGTTCGCCAAGCGAATCGCACGCGCTATCGTGGAGGCACGTCACTCGATCAAAAAGATCGAAACCACCAAAGAACTAGCGGAACTCGTCCAGACCTGTTGTGCCAGCGAGTTCCGGCTGGACAAACTCCAGCGGCCTAGCCATCCGGCGACGAAAACCTTCCAAGCGCTGCGCATCTTCGTGAACAACGAACTGAACGAAATCAACTACGGTATGATCCTCGCGCAGCACTACCTGAAAATCGGCGGCAAAATGATCACCATCACGTTCCACTCGCTGGAGGACACGATCGTGAAGCGGCACGTCATGGGAAACGTGGCGAACGATATGGCCAACAAGTTGCCACTGAAATACTGCAGCCATACAATTTGCCACGACCAGACGGTGATGGATGCGGCGCTGAAGCCCAACTGGCACCAGATGACGAAGCACGTGGTGGTGCCAAGCGATGCGGAAGTGGAGGAAAATCCACGCAGCAGGTCGGCCAAGTTGAGGGCCGTTGTGAGGGTGGAGTGA
- the LOC119770621 gene encoding uncharacterized protein LOC119770621 has protein sequence MDGKVAANHDRGQRGSDVTSRAEDERTKLSLSEVKTIGGGLTVKFSSKTVHEEITPSVIEPWFGVGRILYSFLEHSFRSREGDEQRSYFSLTPVMAPLKCSVLPLSNNADFTPFRKISSSLTSVDISHKVDDLSGSIGRLTKQWNSKPSSWFRVIHGRRCFRLNRTTTVTSVAGEPVKYAEIRHEGIYAASCENCFYWVVVLGKTVPSKILRKVHLIDYGNELVIPSTELRPPLLLMKTLEKSARVSDEDRQVEPSARGQ, from the exons ATGGACGGCAAGGTCGCAGCAAATCATGATCGGGGACAACGTGGATCAGATGTAACATCCCGTGCCGAAGACGAGCGAA CCAAACTGAGCCTGAGTGAGGTGAAAACCATCGGCGGGGGA CTCACCGTCAAATTCAGCTCCAAGACCGTGCACGAGGAGATCACTCCGTCCGTTATCGAACCTTGGTTCGGTGTTGGCCGCATCCTATACTCGTTCCTTGAGCACAGCTTCCGAAGCCGCGAAGGCGACGAACAGCGCAGCTACTTCTCGTTGACCCCGGTCATGGCCCCGCTCAAGTGTTCAGTACTGCCGCTGAGCAACAACGCCGACTTCACCCCATTCAGGAAGATCT CTTCATCCCTTACAAGCGTAGACATCTCGCATAAGGTGGACGACTTGAGCGGCTCGATCGGTCGACTGACGAAGCAATGGAATTCGAAGCCGTCGAGCTGGTTCAGAGTAATCCATGGCCGCCGATGTTTCCGATTGAACAGAACCACCACTGTGACGAGCGTGGCCGGCGAACCGGTCAAGTATGCGGAGATTCGTCACGAAGGAATCTACGCGGCGTCGTGCGAGAACTGCTTTTACTGGGTTGTGGTGCTGGGAAAG ACCGTCCCGTCGAAGATCTTGCGCAAGGTTCACCTGATCGATTATGGCAACGAGTTGGTCATTCCGTCAACGGAGTTGCGGCCGCCGCTGCTGTTGATGAAAACCTTGGAAAAATCTGCGCGCGTTTCAGATGAAGATCGTCAAGTTGAGCCATCCGCTCGAGGTCAATGA
- the LOC6047618 gene encoding ubiquinol-cytochrome-c reductase complex assembly factor 2 isoform X3 has protein sequence MSQHYNRFLKLLERWPVDQSKIGRDLGQYLRDQLKAVLGGTNIIAVKDERLVRQHQSLENIVNDVHLKAHPRSLNSTATGLSGEQCREVLSSEFLEYLNKEGGFEK, from the coding sequence ATGTCGCAGCACTACAACCGCTTCCTGAAGCTTCTTGAACGTTGGCCGGTAGATCAGAGCAAAATCGGCCGCGACCTTGGCCAGTACCTGCGTGACCAACTGAAGGCAGTCCTCGGTGGCACCAACATTATCGCCGTAAAGGACGAACGACTCGTGCGGCAGCACCAATCGCTGGAGAACATCGTCAACGACGTGCACTTGAAAGCGCACCCGCGTTCGTTGAACTCGACCGCGACGGGACTGTCCGGGGAGCAGTGCCGCGAGGTGCTGTCGTCCGAGTTCTTGGAGTATCTGAACAAGGAGGGCGGGTTCGAGAAGTAG
- the LOC119769536 gene encoding uncharacterized protein LOC119769536: MASSFAVSRGKKRISLSCHRVEKTSRLSLDAITGEMMNTTTTEVTSGADPEEEVGKPALKPTWHVDRLADLMVKDVKNEKCFRLDQLINERNEGAEGRVRGRTGNPRQLQALARVQPGKAAVCRRPDWQLVS, from the exons ATGGCGTCTTCTTTCGCCGTCTCGCGCG GAAAAAAACGGATCTCTTTGAGTTGTCACCGGGTGGAGAAGACGTCCAGGTTAAGCCTCGATGCGATAACGGGGGAAATGATGAACACGACAACGACTGAAGTGACGTCGGGAGCAGATCCGGAAGAAGAGGTGGGCAAGCCGGCGCTGAAACCTACGTGGCACGTGGACCGGCTTGCCGATTTGATGGTGAAGGACGTCAAGAATGAGAAGTGCTTCCGGTTGGATCAGCTGATCAACGAACGCAACGAAGGAGCTGAAGGACGAGTGCGAGGACGCACAGGGAATCCTCGccaacttcaagcgcttgccaGAGTTCAACCAGGAAAAGCTGCCGTTTGCCGCCGCCCAGATTGGCAACTCGTTTCGTAA
- the LOC119769564 gene encoding uncharacterized protein LOC119769564: MSLHLVDVLLPASDGDLQVSDSTLPGHSVYGTAANHLVTMSRQGLFTTLIPIFLGNHPNSGTILHHANSGPTATGSAAPASWPESTLYRFCDGESDLPGTFC; encoded by the exons ATGTCCCTTCACCTGGTGGACGTTCTTCTACCGGCAAGTGATGGAGATCTTCAAGTTTCCGATTCAACTCTGCCCGGACATTCTGTTTATGGCACTGCTGCAAATCATCTCGTCACGATGTCTCGCCAGGGGCTGTTCACTACATTGATTCCGATTTTCCTCGGAAATCACCCCAACTCTGGAACGATCCTGCACCACGCGAATTCTGGAC cAACCGCCACCGGGAGTGCTGCACCAGCATCGTGGCCTGAAAGCACCCTTTATCGCTTCTGCGATGGAGAGTCAGATCTTCCCGGGACCTTCTGTTGA